TTATAGAATGTGTAATAAAAAGTAGAGTTTGAAAAAGATGACCTGATTCATATTCACTTATTTATTTTCAGCCTCTTGAAGCTGTTTTAGATAGGTTCTATACAAAAAGATGTTTTCTCCAATTCAAGGAAGAATTAGTTGGGAATATATAACATTTTATCATATAGTTCTAATGTCAAATACTTTATATGATTCTATTTTTGAGGCTTGATGTGATCATTAATTTTTTCGTAAGTACATGGAACTCACTTTTATACTTACAATTTGAAGAGGAAAAGGTAAAAGTATTTTTCAACTTTCACATTCTCTCATCTGAAAGGCAATTCTATCATAAAGCGAAATTTCTTTTTTTTCTAAGTCTTTTTTCCATTCTCTTATACAATCGCAATCAAGGTTGTCTAACAATTCGATATCTTGTGTTTCATTGAATTTGTCAATTTCTTTTCTTACATAACAAGTGCAGTTATTACAATTATGTGATGTTTCTTTAGGAAGAGGAATAAAAGCGTCTCCTCCAATTATTATCTTTCCTCTTTGGTGAGTTTGTTTTACTATATGTACAGCACTCCATAACCAAGGCACTCTATAAAATCCATTTTTAGTCAAAAAATCTTGTAGTGTAAAATCCTGAACTGCAATTGGTTCTAGTGAAACTACTGATGAACCACTACTGAAAGCATGATTTACAGAAATTAAAGCTTCATCAATTGCTTCACTTTCTGTTAAAAATGGAGGTTTCACAATGATTCTAGATTCAAAAGAGATGTTCATCTCATTAAGAACTTTAGTTGCATTGTCATATTGTTTTCTTGTATAACCTTTATTTAAGCATAGATCTCTTATATCATCGGTATATGTATCGAATCCTAAGCCTACTATTATATTTTTTGCAGACACTGAGTTTAATAATTTTTTTAAGGCAGCTCGATTTATATACTCAGGCCTAGTCTCAATTTTTATCTGTTTTACTCCTAGAGAAATTAAATGTTCAAGCATTTTTTTTTGAACATCGCGAGGAATCTCTTTTGGATCAAAAAAAGATCCATTTGAAGATAAAACTAACTCATTACTATTAACATATTGTTTTGCATCTTGTAAAAATTGTTGATACATTTTTTCCGGCACATAATGGCCCTTTAAGTAACCACAAATAAAGCACCCCTCTTGATTATTAGCATAACTGCAGCCTTTCGTGTTTAATCCAATTATTGGTTTGGGGATTACCATCCTTTCTAATGCGTCTCTAACAATTTGACTTGTATTAGTGTCATATGTTGCTAGGCCTTGATTCTTAATTTCTCTTACTCGATTTAATACCATTAACTTAGCGTACTCTTTTGAGATCATTGAAACACACCACATAGAAATTAATTGTATTATCTTTTTCGCAATTACTCATACGAAATCTTATTTTCAAACTATATTATAAAGATTCCTATTCGAAACGGTGAAATTTAAGTAAAAAATAGTTGAAAATATTCTTAACTGAATACAATCACATCAGAAATCATTTCCAATACATTAAGTATTTAAAAAGTGACTTTGATAAAAAGTATATAATAATCAAAATTATTTTCGTGAACTTTATATCCAAAACAATCAATCTAGTTTTTAATTCTTAATATAAGTTCTGAAATTTGTATTAAAACTTATCCAAAAACCCAGTTTTAATCTCAATTATCAGAATTATTCAGGATTGCTTTCCTCATCAGAAGCTCGATTGGTCATTAAATAAGAGATCCAAAAAGTAATTTTTGAGGTTTGGGATCGGTTCTTAACATAAGAACAAAAATTAATTCTAAATAAGCTAAAACTCAACTAAGAATGCTTCAATTGTATAAATATTACATATATTTTCTATATTTTTACGGAGTTTAGATGAATAATCACAAAACCCAAAAATATATAAAGTCAAACCAAATTAATTAAATTCATGAAGAATTATGACTCGATCATAGTAGGCGGAGGTATCAGCGGATTGTTATCTGCGCTAGTGCTGTCCAAATCCGGGAAGAATGTTCTTCTTTTAGAAAAAAATAGAAATCTTGGAAATAACTGTAATAGTTACCTTGTTAATGGTTATCAAGTTGATACTGGACCACATGCTATTACTCAACTTCATGATGGTGGACCCCTAAGATATTTAATGGAAAATTATTTTGATTATGTGCCTGCTTTTGTTGATTACGGTGATTATTTTATACGCGATGAAGATGGTTTAAAGGAAGTACCTACCACTCTTAAGGGTTATCTCACGATGGATATGTTGCCGAGAAAAGATCGTTTAATAATTGCTCAATCATTAACTAAACTGCTACTTTCATGGCAATTTGGGAATGATCTCTCCAATATCTCAGTTTATCAATGCCTGCCATGGAACGCGCTTTCGTCTGATACACAAGAATTTATGGATACATTTAGTTATTTTTTATCTGGAAAACAGGCAAAAGAGACATCGGTTCAGAGAATGTTTGTTGGAAGTGGGTTTATAGGAGAGGATATAGAGAAGGATATTACTAGTGAAAATAGTGAACATAAATATAATGATAGATTTAAGAGATTATCTTATGTCAGCAGATTGTTAAATAATAATAAAGTAGATTATAATCAGTATTATCCAAGAAATGGTTTGAAAGCTATATTAAATGCTATTCTTTACTCTTTACCAGAAACGGTTGAGATTAAAACTGGCACCGCCGTAGAACAGATAATCACAGAAAATAACATTGCAAAAGGGGTCTTAACGAAAGAAGAGTCATATTTTGCAGATACAATTATTTACTCAGCTTTTGCAAAAGATCTCCCTAAATACATTACTGATTTGCCAGAATCTTATATTTCGGATTTAAGTAGAATCAAACAATCGAAAGCTTTAACAATATGGCTTGGTCTGGATGAAACATTTGAAGAGTTTAATTACACAGGAGGAGAAGTGTGGTTTAAGGATAAACCATTCTGGGCAATGCCAATAAGCAATTACAATAAGAACTTTGCTCCAAAAGGTAAAAAGCTTGTGGGCTTTATGTTTTCCATAAATGAAGGAAATTCTTTAGAATCTGAAAAATTAGAGGCATATAATACTATTTTGCGAGTTTATCCGGGGATAAATAACTATATTGAGATGATTCATTATCAAATAACTATTCCAGAAAAAGCTTCGGTGTCAATAAATGGCTTCATTGCAGATACAGTTACTCCAGTAAGAAATCTATATCTAGTTGGTACAGATGTAGATGACCGTAGTATGGGGATAACAAGAGCTGCTTATTCTATAATCAAGTTAATAAAATCTTTGAGAATAGACGGCTTTATCATTGAACTTTAAAAAATCATACATAATTGTTCTGAGGCTTTATTTATTAGGGAATAAAATCGGTTTTTGAATGACTCATTGTTTTTATAAGGCTCATTCTTTAAAAACAACCACTATGAAAGGCACAAATTAGAAGAAAAAAGAAAAAATTTTAAATTTTTTATTGGATTCTGGATCCTGCGTTGGGTCCAGGGCTTAAATCATAAACTTCTTCAATATGAAGAAGAGCTGCTCCTTTGGGCTTGAGATCGGTCATCTCGGTGGCAACCCAATCAGCAACTTCATCCATTAGAGGACCTTTATCGATTAACTCTACATTACCTTTAATTTGGTAAGCTTTCATGGGAGGCATATAAGCGCTGATAGCGGCTTTGGGATTTTCCTTCAGATTAGCTTCGGTTTTCTTCCAGAATATATTAGCCATAACAATTGTTTCATCATCTCTTACTTTCACAAAACCCATAAAAACAATATTTGGAACACCGTTTTTATCTGCAGTTACCAAGGAAGCAATTTGTTGATTTGCAAGTACTTCTTTTACATCTGTGGAAATTTTCACCATATTCATATTCCTCTTTGATCTTTTAGTTTGATCTATATTAATCAATATTGTTTCGAATGTAGAATACTTTCTTAGAGACATTATTCATTATTTAACAGGCGTTGGGTAAGAATATATTGTTATTAATAACAGTTAAACAAATAAATTAAGATAATACAAAGTAAGAAAAAATACATGTTTATTAATCTTTCGTAAAGATTATACTTAAGTAACTACATATAATTTTTGTATATAATATTCAGTAAAACATTTCTTTGTATAAAAACAAACGAAGATAGTGCCATCGATCAAAAACTAAGCGTCTTATTTTTCTGAGATAGTCATCGAAGTCAATAATCAGATATCACTAAAAAAATCCAATATGGTATAGACTTCAACTTTTTTTGTTTATTTTTAAACTTTAATTACTTCTCTGTTTTTTTGAGAAAATTCTTATTTGGCAGTAAGAATTCATAGTTCGTTATGTGGATTTAACAATAATCAATAGTTGTAGCTATTAATTAGAAAAATTAACAAAGATTTATTACTATATATATCTAAAAATCAAATAATTTCGAATATTCAGCACTTGTTTTGTATATTTAGATCATAATTCCTCTACTAAGAGTTTTTGATAATTTTTGCTATATAACTATAATATATAAAAACGAAGAAATTAACAAAGATTATATAGAGATTGTAAATAAAAAGAATATTGCATATTAGTTCTATATTAAGAAATAATTGCATAATATGTTTATATATTTAATGAATTTTTCTAAAATCTTTATCTAACGAATGATTTTTAGGCAATATTAGGTATGAATAATTGAGGTAAAAGGAAGTCTATACCTTGAAAATAGAGTTAATCAACCCGGCACCAAAGTTATTGAACAAGTTTGGACAATATAGCCCACCATACGGTTTAGCTTATATTGGAACTCTTCTCATGGAAAGGGGCATAGAAGTAAAGATAATAGATGAACAAATAGGAGCTGTGCCCGAATACAAATGTGATTACGCAATGATAACTGGGACGACATCAACTATAACAAGAGCGTACAGTATATCGAAAACTTATCTAGACAAAGGAATACAAACAATTATTGGAGGTGTGCATGCAACCTCTATAATAAACACTCGATTTAAGGAAGAATTGAATGGAGCTTCTACTAGTGTTATTTTTGGACCTCTTGAGAATATAATTGATCAGCTAATTCAGGATATGAATTCTTCAAACTTACAGAAATACTATGTTGGTTCTTTTGTTGATGAATTGAAATCTCCTGAACCTATTTGGGATGTAAATAATGATAAGTATTTCACTTATCCTGTTCAATCTTCTGTAGGATGTCCATTTAACTGTAGTTTTTGTGCAGTAAATAAAACATATGGAGAATTTAAAATTAAGAACATAGACCTTACACTCAGCGAAATTCAAAAAGCTTCAAAAACAATTATTTTCTTAGATGATAATTTATATGGCAATCCCAGTTATTCTAAAAAAATATTCACAAAAATAAAGGATGATATTGGTTATAAAAATTGGGGAGGCGTAGCTAGTTTAGGTGTTTATAAAGATGAAAAGTTATTGAAACTTTTTTCTGAAACAGGCTGCATTTGTATAAATGTTGGTTTTGAGACATTGGATTCTAATAAATTAAGTTCAGTTCAGAAAAAAAATCATATTGAAGAATATACTAATTGCATAAAAACCTTGAACGACTATGGAATCTTAGCTTATCCTGGTTTTATATCATTTCCAAATGACGATGAAGCAACTTTAAAAGAATTATCCATTTTCCTAAATAAAGCAGAAGTTGACATATTTCACTACGATTTTTTAACTCCTTTTCCAGGTACTCCCCTTTTTGAAAATCTAGATTTGAACAAAAAAATCATTGATTACGATTGGGCAAATTATGATTTTAATCATGCAGTCATAAAGCATAAAAAATGGACTACTGAAGAATGGGAACAAAATGTAGAAGAATTTTATAAAGAGAATCTCTACTCTCGAGCAAATTCATTAGAGAAAAAGCTGTCCCTAAATCCATCATTTACGAATTCAAACTTAAGTTTTGAGATGTGGCATAAATTAACTGATTATTTGATGGGAACTTTTGACTAAGGAGCATTATACCAAAAATTCTGAAAAAAACAAATCTAAAAAAGCTAGTGGATAAAAATTCCAAATCAGAAAACCAAAAAAATATACAATGCTAACAAAACTGACTTAAAACTATAACAAACTCAAAACAAAATAAAGGAGGTGAACAACTATATGTTTCATTCATTTTTCAACACTTATTGTAATAAAAAAGATTCCGATGAAAAGCTTAAAAGACACATTGGAGAAACGCAAATACCTAAGTTTAGTGTTCTTGTCCAAGATATTTTAGATAATGCTTATCGTGATAACTTAATTATCGAAGATTTGAAACAGAATGAAAATATAATAACTGAATTTCCTAAAAAAATAGCAGAATTAGTGTATTCAATATCGATAATAGATAATTCAATTGATAAAAAAGAAGATTGTGTAGACGAATTAATTCTAATTTCCGATATTTGCATTTTCATGGAAAAGTTTCTCAATACTATTAAATATCTTGATAATCTAGAATTGAATATAGAAATATCAAAACTATTACAAGATGTCAATAATTTATTTAATTTACTTGGAAAAGAATTGGCATTAAAAAGAGATTTTAATAAATTTTATGTAAATTATGATATGCCTAATTATTTAAAGTTAACAAATAGCGACTTTTTGCTGTATATTGATTTAACATTGCAATTGATAAGAATGGATAAACGAGAGTATATAGCATCTTTTTTCAAATATTATTCTCTAATGGACATGTTAATTGATAGTATCGTTGATTTTGAGGATGATTATGAGTCAAAATCTTATAATCCTCTTCAGAATATAGTTAAAAGCGATGTCTATGACATAGATACTATTACTAATATTGCAATGAGTTATGGTAAGGATGCTATGAAAATAGCTAATGAACAAAATGGCCATCTAGCGATGTATTTGACATATTTAGCTAGAGCAGAGATTGAAGCGCTAAGTATCTTCAAGAAATATACCTATGAATTATCAAGGGATAAAAATCTAAGAAAACAAATTTTAAAACCATATCCATGGGAGGAAAGTGAAACTAACTTAAATATAAATCTATCTATTTGGAAGTTTACAGAAAGTCCTATAAAATAGGACTAGTGTCATGGAAATTTAATTCTTGCACATAGTCTTTGGCAGCACACCATCAGTGCATAAGGATTCTGAGCTTAATAGGTGATCAATAACTAAACGTTCTTGACACTAGCTACCTATCTATTTTCTATCACAATACAAAAGATCATCGCTTTAAATCACGGAAAAAGTCCAAAAAAGACAGTAATAAGAAGTTTAAGATAATGTTTAGCTTTGTCTGACTATATCATATTTTTATATAGTTCATTTTTAGATATTGTGCTCCTCTCAAAACCTGATTTAACCTGACTTTGACAGTTAGATAAAAATAAGTGCTCTCTGTTTTATGTTCTTTGGTCAAATGAACATCACAAAGCAGAGAGCATTTCCTACAATTCCTAACAAGAATATAAGTGTTCCTATTGGCTCGATCCTTGCTGTCCAACTTTTTTATGAAAAGCTTAACTTCTGTGACATTTTTGGCAAATATAAAAGCAAAGGTCTTGATCTCAATAGTTTACTAATTGGTTTGTTAAGCTACAAATTGACTGAGAATTTCAGTATCAAAGAAGCTGGCAAATGGTTAAATCAGGAAGAGGTTCTTGATATCTTAAATCTTGAAAGGTTTCATGAAAGAGTTCTTTACAGAACTCTTGAACTTTTAGGACGTAACAGAGAGGAAATTCTCTCTGATATTCTGGATTGTCAATGGCGGTTTAATTTTCTCCACTTTGGTCGGTTTAAATTTCCCCACCTTCAGATATAAATTTTACTCAATTTATCATAAACTCACTCAAAATTACTGATAGATATTTACCGTTTTTATACCCTGTTTTTTCCTTTCTTTCAGCCTGTAACTTTCCCCTTTGATGTTAATAGTAGTACAATGATGGAGTATCCGATCAAGCAAGGCAGCCGCTATTACATGGTCCTTGAATATCTCTCCCCATTCTCCATATGACTTATTCGATGTCAGGATTGTTGAACACTTTTCATAACGTCTGGAGATTAGCTGAAATAAGCAGTGAGCTCCTTCTTCGTCAAATGGGAGATATCCTATTTCATCGATCATCAGCACTTTATACTTCATCAAGTCTCTGAGTTTCTTTTCAAGCATTCCTTCTCTATTTGCTAATTTCAATCTTTCAATAAGGTTTCCTGTATTGGTAAAGTAAACCGAAATTCCTGCTTTTACCGCTTCAATTCCAAGAGCAATTGCAAGATGCGACTTTCCAACGCCAGGAGGACCGAGCAAAACAACGTTTTCTGCATTATGAACAAATCTCAAGGTTGCAAGGTCTTCTATGACTTTTTTATCAATAGATAACTGAAACTCAAAATCGAATTCTTCAAGCGTCTTTTTCACAGGAAAACCTTCATTTTTCATCCGTCTCTCAATTGCAGCAGCTTCCTTGTGTTTTTTTCCTGTTCAAACAAGTAATCAAGAACTTCCATTGTTGTCTTGTTGTCTCTTGCAGCAATTTCAAGGCAGTTATCAAGGAGCTCTTCAATTGTATTCAGTTTCAGGTACTGAAGGTTATTGTGAAGCTTCTCATAAGTGAAGTTGTTCATTCAAAACCACCCTCAATGAATGTTTCATAGACGTCAAGAGACCTTTTTTCAACTTCAGGATCTGAGAATTTCAACGGAATCTGTGAAGCTTTCTTGCATTTTGAATTCTCTTTAAGAATCTCGCTCAGAAGACCCTGGAAATGTTCCTTTTTCCTTGAAACTCTGCAGTTACCTGGAAGAATTTCATGTTCACAGATTTTCTCACAATCAACGTGGACTTCGAATTTTCCTTCAAAGATTCGAAGTTCTGTAGTTCTTCCTGCAAACCTGTAAGGAACAGAATACTTATTTCCAAGAAATGAAATATAACAGTCTCTGGAGACCTTTCTGGCCTCCTTATGGGCAACTTTGTAAGGAGGAACCTGGCCCAGAGGGCTCAGGTTCTCCTCCTTAAAGCGTTCAAGAGGGATTTGATAGGTTGTTCCGTGGACAGTTGAATTTACCCTTTCTAACCACCTGTTAACTTGGCCGTTCAGATCTTCGAGAGAGGTAAATTGTCTTCCAAGGAAGAAGTCCCTCTTGACATACCCTACCGTATTTTCAATCTTGCCTTTTGTCTGAGGCCTGTAAGGCCTGCATAACCTGGGAATAAAACCAA
This window of the Methanosarcina mazei S-6 genome carries:
- a CDS encoding B12-binding domain-containing radical SAM protein codes for the protein MKIELINPAPKLLNKFGQYSPPYGLAYIGTLLMERGIEVKIIDEQIGAVPEYKCDYAMITGTTSTITRAYSISKTYLDKGIQTIIGGVHATSIINTRFKEELNGASTSVIFGPLENIIDQLIQDMNSSNLQKYYVGSFVDELKSPEPIWDVNNDKYFTYPVQSSVGCPFNCSFCAVNKTYGEFKIKNIDLTLSEIQKASKTIIFLDDNLYGNPSYSKKIFTKIKDDIGYKNWGGVASLGVYKDEKLLKLFSETGCICINVGFETLDSNKLSSVQKKNHIEEYTNCIKTLNDYGILAYPGFISFPNDDEATLKELSIFLNKAEVDIFHYDFLTPFPGTPLFENLDLNKKIIDYDWANYDFNHAVIKHKKWTTEEWEQNVEEFYKENLYSRANSLEKKLSLNPSFTNSNLSFEMWHKLTDYLMGTFD
- a CDS encoding pyridoxamine 5'-phosphate oxidase family protein — its product is MNMVKISTDVKEVLANQQIASLVTADKNGVPNIVFMGFVKVRDDETIVMANIFWKKTEANLKENPKAAISAYMPPMKAYQIKGNVELIDKGPLMDEVADWVATEMTDLKPKGAALLHIEEVYDLSPGPNAGSRIQ
- a CDS encoding phytoene desaturase family protein is translated as MKNYDSIIVGGGISGLLSALVLSKSGKNVLLLEKNRNLGNNCNSYLVNGYQVDTGPHAITQLHDGGPLRYLMENYFDYVPAFVDYGDYFIRDEDGLKEVPTTLKGYLTMDMLPRKDRLIIAQSLTKLLLSWQFGNDLSNISVYQCLPWNALSSDTQEFMDTFSYFLSGKQAKETSVQRMFVGSGFIGEDIEKDITSENSEHKYNDRFKRLSYVSRLLNNNKVDYNQYYPRNGLKAILNAILYSLPETVEIKTGTAVEQIITENNIAKGVLTKEESYFADTIIYSAFAKDLPKYITDLPESYISDLSRIKQSKALTIWLGLDETFEEFNYTGGEVWFKDKPFWAMPISNYNKNFAPKGKKLVGFMFSINEGNSLESEKLEAYNTILRVYPGINNYIEMIHYQITIPEKASVSINGFIADTVTPVRNLYLVGTDVDDRSMGITRAAYSIIKLIKSLRIDGFIIEL
- a CDS encoding archaeosine biosynthesis radical SAM protein RaSEA, giving the protein MISKEYAKLMVLNRVREIKNQGLATYDTNTSQIVRDALERMVIPKPIIGLNTKGCSYANNQEGCFICGYLKGHYVPEKMYQQFLQDAKQYVNSNELVLSSNGSFFDPKEIPRDVQKKMLEHLISLGVKQIKIETRPEYINRAALKKLLNSVSAKNIIVGLGFDTYTDDIRDLCLNKGYTRKQYDNATKVLNEMNISFESRIIVKPPFLTESEAIDEALISVNHAFSSGSSVVSLEPIAVQDFTLQDFLTKNGFYRVPWLWSAVHIVKQTHQRGKIIIGGDAFIPLPKETSHNCNNCTCYVRKEIDKFNETQDIELLDNLDCDCIREWKKDLEKKEISLYDRIAFQMRECES